The Calonectris borealis chromosome 13, bCalBor7.hap1.2, whole genome shotgun sequence genome contains a region encoding:
- the RLIM gene encoding E3 ubiquitin-protein ligase RLIM isoform X3 has product MESSDSSDKGNIDQSEAQRQSQLDRLDREEAFYQFVNNLSEEDYRLMRDNNLLGTPGAESAEDVSNGDSIIDWLNSVRQTGNTTRSGQRGNQSWRAVSRTNPNSGDFRFSLEINVNRNNGNTNPETENEPSVEPSGGEDLENSQSDSEIPRSESPSVRQPGSERSTSEELTTEEASPPRGQRRARSRSPEQRRTRARTDRSRSPINPVSETPRRSHHNTSSQTLDHSSVNEAEGSSRTRQHVTLRQHTVGTEMPSENAVLFSTPETRPVPQAAGSSETNGTSESATPGQRPPTIVLDLQVRRVRPGEYRQRDSIANRTRSRSQTPNNTVTYESERGGFRRTFSRSERAGVRTYVSTIRIPIRRILNTGLSETTSVAIQTMLRQIMTGFGELSYFMYSDSDADPSGPTPNQNVDASEPQNGGGGTSSNEGTDVGSGEVYEGGNEGGSTSGARREGRNTRGSVTFEESGSLPFLSLAQFFLLNEDDDDQPRGLTKEQIDNLAMRNFGESDALKTCSVCITEYTEGNKLRKLPCSHEYHVHCIDRWLSENSTCPICRRAVLASGNRESVV; this is encoded by the coding sequence GTGCAGAGTCCGCAGAAGATGTTTCAAATGGAGATTCTATAATAGACTGGCTTAATTCAGTCCGACagactggaaatacaacacgAAGTGGGCAACGAGGAAACCAGTCTTGGAGAGCGGTGAGCCGGACTAACCCAAATAGTGGTGACTTCAGATTCAGTTTGGAAATAAATGTCAACCGTAATAATGGGAACACAAATCCAGAAACTGAGAATGAGCCATCTGTAGAGCCTTCCGGTGGGGAGGATTTGGAAAACAGCCAAAGTGACTCTGAAATTCCAAGGTCTGAATCGCCATCTGTAAGGCAGCCTGGATCAGAAAGGAGCACTTCGGAGGAGCTGACCACTGAGGAAGCTTCCCCTCCTAGAGGGCAGAGGAGAGCGAGAAGTAGGAGTCCAGAACAGCGGAGAACGCGGGCTAGGACTGATAGAAGTAGGTCACCTATTAATCCAGTGAGTGAGACTCCTCGCAGGTCTCATCACAATACATCATCTCAAACACTTGACCACTCCTCAGTGAATGAAGCTGAGGGAAGCTCTAGAACTAGGCAGCATGTGACATTAAGGCAGCATACAGTGGGGACTGAGATGCCAAGTGAAAATGCAGTTCTGTTTTCAACCCCTGAAACGAGACCTGTTCCTCAAGCAGCAGGTTCTTCAGAAACTAACGGCACCAGTGAGTCCGCAACTCCTGGGCAGAGGCCTCCTACCATAGTACTTGATCTTCAGGTGAGAAGAGTTCGTCCAGGAGAATATCGGCAAAGAGACAGCATAGCCAACAGAACTCGGTCCAGGTCCCAGACACCTAACAACACAGTCACTTACGAAAGTGAACGGGGAGGGTTTAGGCGCACATTTTCACGTTCAGAACGGGCTGGAGTGAGAACTTACGTCAGTACCATTAGGATTCCTATCCGTAGGATCTTAAACACAGGCTTGAGTGAGACTACATCAGTTGCTATTCAGACTATGCTGAGGCAGATAATGACAGGCTTCGGAGAGCTGAGTTACTTTATGTATAGTGATAGTGATGCAGATCCTAGTGGCCCAACTCCGAATCAGAACGTGGATGCTTCTGAGCCCCAGAACGGAGGCGGTGGTACTTCAAGCAATGAAGGTACAGATGTTGGCTCAGGGGAGGTGTATGAAGGTGGTAATGAAGGCGGTTCAACATCTGGTGCCAGACGGGAAGGTCGGAATACGAGGGGATCGGTCACATTTGAAGAAAGTGGTTCTTTACCATTCCTTAGCCTAGCACAATTTTTCCTACTAAACGAAGATGACGATGACCAACCAAGAGGACTCACCAAAGAACAAATTGACAACCTAGCAATGAGGAATTTTGGTGAGAGCGATGCTCTGAAAACCTGTAGTGTGTGTATTACAGAGTACACGGAAGGCAACAAGCTCCGTAAATTGCCTTGTTCGCACGAGTATCACGTCCACTGCATTGATCGCTGGTTATCAGAAAATTCCACTTGTCCCATTTGTCGCAGAGCAGTCTTAGCTTCTGGTAACAGAGAGAGTGTTGTCTAA
- the RLIM gene encoding E3 ubiquitin-protein ligase RLIM isoform X4, protein MRIEFPVFFAGAESAEDVSNGDSIIDWLNSVRQTGNTTRSGQRGNQSWRAVSRTNPNSGDFRFSLEINVNRNNGNTNPETENEPSVEPSGGEDLENSQSDSEIPRSESPSVRQPGSERSTSEELTTEEASPPRGQRRARSRSPEQRRTRARTDRSRSPINPVSETPRRSHHNTSSQTLDHSSVNEAEGSSRTRQHVTLRQHTVGTEMPSENAVLFSTPETRPVPQAAGSSETNGTSESATPGQRPPTIVLDLQVRRVRPGEYRQRDSIANRTRSRSQTPNNTVTYESERGGFRRTFSRSERAGVRTYVSTIRIPIRRILNTGLSETTSVAIQTMLRQIMTGFGELSYFMYSDSDADPSGPTPNQNVDASEPQNGGGGTSSNEGTDVGSGEVYEGGNEGGSTSGARREGRNTRGSVTFEESGSLPFLSLAQFFLLNEDDDDQPRGLTKEQIDNLAMRNFGESDALKTCSVCITEYTEGNKLRKLPCSHEYHVHCIDRWLSENSTCPICRRAVLASGNRESVV, encoded by the coding sequence TTCCCTGTCTTTTTCGCAGGTGCAGAGTCCGCAGAAGATGTTTCAAATGGAGATTCTATAATAGACTGGCTTAATTCAGTCCGACagactggaaatacaacacgAAGTGGGCAACGAGGAAACCAGTCTTGGAGAGCGGTGAGCCGGACTAACCCAAATAGTGGTGACTTCAGATTCAGTTTGGAAATAAATGTCAACCGTAATAATGGGAACACAAATCCAGAAACTGAGAATGAGCCATCTGTAGAGCCTTCCGGTGGGGAGGATTTGGAAAACAGCCAAAGTGACTCTGAAATTCCAAGGTCTGAATCGCCATCTGTAAGGCAGCCTGGATCAGAAAGGAGCACTTCGGAGGAGCTGACCACTGAGGAAGCTTCCCCTCCTAGAGGGCAGAGGAGAGCGAGAAGTAGGAGTCCAGAACAGCGGAGAACGCGGGCTAGGACTGATAGAAGTAGGTCACCTATTAATCCAGTGAGTGAGACTCCTCGCAGGTCTCATCACAATACATCATCTCAAACACTTGACCACTCCTCAGTGAATGAAGCTGAGGGAAGCTCTAGAACTAGGCAGCATGTGACATTAAGGCAGCATACAGTGGGGACTGAGATGCCAAGTGAAAATGCAGTTCTGTTTTCAACCCCTGAAACGAGACCTGTTCCTCAAGCAGCAGGTTCTTCAGAAACTAACGGCACCAGTGAGTCCGCAACTCCTGGGCAGAGGCCTCCTACCATAGTACTTGATCTTCAGGTGAGAAGAGTTCGTCCAGGAGAATATCGGCAAAGAGACAGCATAGCCAACAGAACTCGGTCCAGGTCCCAGACACCTAACAACACAGTCACTTACGAAAGTGAACGGGGAGGGTTTAGGCGCACATTTTCACGTTCAGAACGGGCTGGAGTGAGAACTTACGTCAGTACCATTAGGATTCCTATCCGTAGGATCTTAAACACAGGCTTGAGTGAGACTACATCAGTTGCTATTCAGACTATGCTGAGGCAGATAATGACAGGCTTCGGAGAGCTGAGTTACTTTATGTATAGTGATAGTGATGCAGATCCTAGTGGCCCAACTCCGAATCAGAACGTGGATGCTTCTGAGCCCCAGAACGGAGGCGGTGGTACTTCAAGCAATGAAGGTACAGATGTTGGCTCAGGGGAGGTGTATGAAGGTGGTAATGAAGGCGGTTCAACATCTGGTGCCAGACGGGAAGGTCGGAATACGAGGGGATCGGTCACATTTGAAGAAAGTGGTTCTTTACCATTCCTTAGCCTAGCACAATTTTTCCTACTAAACGAAGATGACGATGACCAACCAAGAGGACTCACCAAAGAACAAATTGACAACCTAGCAATGAGGAATTTTGGTGAGAGCGATGCTCTGAAAACCTGTAGTGTGTGTATTACAGAGTACACGGAAGGCAACAAGCTCCGTAAATTGCCTTGTTCGCACGAGTATCACGTCCACTGCATTGATCGCTGGTTATCAGAAAATTCCACTTGTCCCATTTGTCGCAGAGCAGTCTTAGCTTCTGGTAACAGAGAGAGTGTTGTCTAA